One part of the Halopenitus persicus genome encodes these proteins:
- a CDS encoding formylglycine-generating enzyme family protein, which translates to MTDRDPDCCAPDRSDEQPSRSDERATADDRRSTVPATTNDDRTTSMVRLDGGAFTMGTDSDVGFPADGEGPTREVTLDPFYIDTYAVTNAEFLQFVRDTGYTTDAERYGWSFVFENFLAEDDAADARGTVAGAPWWVAVEGANWVRPYGPSSNVLDERERLKHPVTHVSWNDAQAYAEWAGKRLPTEAEWEYAARGGLTGNRYPWGDDLTPNGEHRCNIWQGNFPETNTGADGYRRTAPVNAYEPNGYGLYNVAGNVWEWCADWFSSDYHTTDAYSHENPTGPETGHQRVMRGGSHLCHRSWCNRYRVAARSKNTPDSSTSNIGFRCVVDASADV; encoded by the coding sequence ATGACCGACCGCGATCCCGACTGCTGTGCGCCCGATCGAAGCGACGAGCAGCCATCGCGCAGTGACGAGCGAGCAACCGCTGACGACCGTCGCTCAACCGTTCCTGCGACGACGAACGACGACCGGACGACGTCGATGGTCCGGCTCGACGGAGGCGCGTTCACGATGGGAACCGATAGCGACGTCGGATTCCCGGCGGACGGCGAGGGACCCACCCGTGAGGTGACGCTCGACCCGTTCTACATCGACACGTACGCAGTAACGAACGCGGAGTTTCTCCAGTTCGTCCGCGACACTGGGTACACGACGGACGCCGAACGCTATGGGTGGTCGTTCGTGTTCGAGAACTTCCTCGCCGAGGACGATGCGGCCGACGCGAGAGGCACCGTCGCCGGAGCGCCGTGGTGGGTTGCCGTCGAGGGTGCGAACTGGGTGCGGCCGTACGGACCGAGTTCGAACGTGTTGGACGAACGGGAACGACTCAAGCATCCCGTAACGCACGTCTCGTGGAACGATGCGCAGGCGTACGCCGAGTGGGCTGGAAAGCGCTTACCGACGGAAGCCGAGTGGGAGTACGCGGCCCGCGGCGGGCTCACGGGCAACCGATACCCGTGGGGTGACGATCTCACACCGAACGGTGAGCATCGCTGTAACATCTGGCAAGGGAACTTCCCCGAGACCAACACCGGTGCGGACGGGTATCGTCGAACTGCACCCGTAAACGCCTATGAGCCGAACGGGTATGGGCTCTACAACGTCGCTGGCAACGTCTGGGAGTGGTGTGCCGACTGGTTTAGCTCCGACTACCACACGACGGACGCCTACAGCCACGAGAATCCAACCGGTCCCGAAACCGGTCACCAGCGGGTGATGCGGGGCGGGTCACATCTCTGCCACCGCTCGTGGTGTAATCGCTACCGGGTGGCCGCCCGATCAAAGAACACCCCCGATAGCTCGACGTCGAACATCGGCTTTCGATGTGTCGTCGATGCGAGCGCAGATGTGTAG
- a CDS encoding tubulin/FtsZ family protein — MKLATIGVGNAGSKIVDRMLEFESQTDRNLCQHVHAINTARTDLAKPDYIPEDRRVLIGDTNQKAKGHGVGGDVEVGAEVAKADIEEIRRAFDDVEIHEVDALLVVAGLGGGSGSGGGPVVIETLQEMYDEPVYGLGVLPGKYEGGRPALNAARSLQSFVTKVDNFIGFDNDAWRAREQTIEEGYEQMNRELAARLVTLLAAGETDDSEVAENAMDSSDIIRTLDTGGVSTIGYAATEVDNDAATGGLLDRWSTDDAEPEDDSSKATKIQGLVRRAVNSRLTVPAEISSADRVLVVLSGPPSEFSRKGIESARQWLEQEADTVEVLVGDDPREKSPQLAAAVLLSNVTETPRIKEIQNQAVDAQERIAEQEAVREEEINDLITDENNDLDPVV; from the coding sequence ATGAAGCTCGCCACGATCGGCGTCGGGAACGCCGGGAGCAAGATCGTCGACCGGATGCTCGAGTTCGAGTCCCAAACCGATCGGAACCTCTGCCAGCACGTCCACGCGATCAACACCGCGCGGACGGACCTCGCGAAGCCGGATTACATTCCCGAGGACCGCCGCGTCCTGATCGGCGACACGAACCAGAAGGCGAAGGGGCACGGCGTCGGGGGCGACGTCGAGGTCGGCGCCGAGGTGGCAAAGGCCGACATCGAGGAGATCCGGCGCGCGTTCGACGACGTCGAGATCCACGAGGTGGACGCGCTGCTGGTCGTCGCGGGGCTCGGCGGCGGCTCCGGCAGCGGCGGCGGCCCGGTCGTGATCGAGACCCTCCAGGAGATGTACGACGAGCCGGTCTACGGACTCGGCGTCCTGCCCGGCAAGTACGAGGGCGGCCGGCCGGCGCTGAACGCGGCCCGGTCGCTGCAGTCGTTCGTCACCAAGGTCGACAACTTCATCGGCTTCGACAACGACGCCTGGCGGGCCCGCGAGCAGACGATCGAGGAGGGCTACGAACAGATGAACCGCGAGCTCGCGGCCCGGCTCGTCACCCTGCTCGCGGCCGGCGAAACGGACGACTCGGAGGTCGCCGAGAACGCGATGGACTCGAGCGACATCATCCGTACGCTCGACACGGGCGGGGTCTCCACGATCGGCTACGCCGCCACCGAGGTCGACAACGACGCCGCGACCGGCGGCCTGCTCGACCGCTGGAGCACCGACGACGCGGAGCCCGAGGACGACAGCAGCAAGGCGACGAAGATCCAGGGGCTCGTCCGCCGGGCGGTCAACTCCCGGCTCACGGTGCCCGCCGAGATCTCCAGCGCCGACCGCGTGCTGGTCGTGCTGTCCGGACCCCCAAGCGAGTTCTCCCGGAAGGGAATCGAGAGCGCGCGCCAGTGGCTCGAACAGGAGGCCGACACGGTCGAGGTCCTCGTCGGCGACGACCCACGCGAGAAGTCACCCCAGCTCGCGGCGGCGGTGCTCCTCTCGAACGTCACGGAGACCCCGCGCATCAAGGAGATCCAGAATCAGGCCGTCGATGCCCAGGAGCGGATCGCCGAGCAGGAGGCCGTCCGCGAGGAGGAGATCAACGACCTGATCACCGACGAGAACAACGACCTCGACCCGGTCGTCTAG
- a CDS encoding AIM24 family protein codes for MDVQEFTRANAPTGDGDAFRTENNRLLGISLDGTVMVKAGSMVAYTGDVTFTGRSSAEGGVSGFLKEAVSGEGTPVMEAEGTGHLYVAENGKKVQVLELDDGESISVNGNDVLAFESTVDYEINTVGSLSGMAAGGLTNVYLSGPGRIALTTHGDPVVLQPPVFTDPDATVAWSGRLSPSLETNKAIEIGQKSGESIQMAFTGEDGFVVVQPNEEGSVTSA; via the coding sequence ATGGACGTTCAGGAATTCACGCGGGCGAACGCGCCGACCGGCGACGGCGATGCGTTTCGAACGGAGAACAACCGGCTCCTCGGCATCTCGCTCGACGGCACCGTGATGGTCAAGGCGGGATCGATGGTCGCGTACACGGGCGACGTCACGTTCACGGGCCGATCGTCGGCCGAGGGCGGCGTCTCGGGCTTTCTCAAGGAGGCCGTCAGCGGCGAGGGAACGCCGGTGATGGAGGCCGAGGGGACCGGTCACCTTTACGTCGCGGAGAACGGAAAGAAGGTGCAGGTCCTCGAGCTCGACGACGGCGAGTCGATCTCGGTTAACGGGAACGACGTCCTCGCGTTCGAGTCGACGGTCGATTACGAGATCAATACGGTCGGGAGCCTCTCCGGGATGGCCGCGGGAGGTCTCACGAACGTCTATCTCTCCGGACCGGGTCGGATCGCGCTCACGACCCACGGCGATCCGGTCGTGTTGCAGCCCCCGGTGTTCACGGATCCGGACGCCACCGTCGCCTGGAGCGGACGCCTCTCGCCATCACTCGAGACGAACAAGGCCATCGAGATCGGTCAGAAGTCCGGCGAGTCGATCCAGATGGCGTTCACCGGCGAGGACGGGTTCGTCGTCGTGCAGCCGAACGAGGAAGGGTCGGTTACCTCGGCCTGA
- a CDS encoding tubulin/FtsZ family protein yields MELALVGVGTTGSRIVDHVRDLEAETGRAFSGGNALVCDISRTMTDDVETVPEERRVLIGDTHPQVTADGVDGGPELAAEVTRGDLPEIRRALDTIDVYDADGVLVVAGLGSATGSGAGSVLVEELQATYDEPVYALGVLPDESDGGTAALNAARALRSIVPEAESTITFDHDAWLRSESPDHDEAARSLAERILTLFAAGERDSSPIAENAVDASDVVRTLEPGGIASIGRATIEIDSGKTGLLARLLSLFGYGSEEPERTTDAARVNSLVQQATTSRLTVPCDVSSAERVLVVLSGPPSELSRRGFESARQWLERETDTVEVLAGDDPRDGSSTLEALVVLSNVTDVPRIDELQRRALDHKEDRPVGEPVAAIDDA; encoded by the coding sequence ATGGAGCTCGCACTCGTCGGCGTCGGGACGACCGGCAGCCGGATCGTCGACCACGTCCGCGATCTCGAGGCCGAGACCGGCCGCGCGTTCTCCGGGGGGAACGCGCTCGTCTGTGACATCTCCCGGACGATGACCGACGACGTCGAGACGGTTCCCGAGGAGCGTCGCGTCCTCATCGGCGACACCCACCCCCAGGTCACGGCCGACGGCGTGGACGGCGGCCCCGAGCTCGCTGCCGAGGTGACGCGCGGCGACCTTCCCGAGATCCGTCGCGCGCTGGACACGATCGACGTCTACGACGCCGACGGCGTCCTCGTCGTCGCGGGACTCGGAAGCGCGACCGGCAGCGGCGCCGGATCGGTGCTCGTCGAGGAGCTGCAGGCGACCTACGACGAACCGGTGTACGCGCTTGGCGTCCTGCCGGACGAGTCGGACGGCGGGACGGCAGCACTCAACGCCGCCCGCGCGCTGCGGTCGATCGTCCCCGAGGCGGAGAGCACGATCACCTTTGATCACGACGCCTGGCTGCGCTCCGAGTCGCCGGACCACGACGAGGCGGCACGGTCGCTGGCCGAACGGATCCTCACCCTGTTCGCCGCGGGAGAACGCGATTCGTCGCCGATCGCCGAGAACGCCGTGGACGCAAGCGACGTGGTGCGGACGCTCGAGCCGGGCGGCATCGCGTCGATCGGTCGCGCCACGATCGAGATCGACTCGGGGAAGACGGGACTGCTGGCCCGTCTGCTGTCGTTGTTCGGCTATGGGTCCGAGGAGCCGGAGCGGACGACCGACGCCGCGAGGGTGAACTCGCTCGTCCAGCAGGCCACCACCTCGCGGCTGACGGTGCCGTGCGACGTCTCCAGCGCCGAACGCGTCCTCGTCGTCCTGTCCGGCCCGCCGAGCGAGCTCTCACGGCGCGGCTTCGAGAGCGCTCGCCAGTGGCTCGAACGGGAGACCGATACGGTCGAGGTCCTCGCCGGCGACGACCCTCGCGATGGCTCCTCGACGCTCGAAGCGCTCGTCGTCCTCTCGAACGTGACCGACGTGCCACGGATCGACGAGCTCCAGCGACGGGCGCTCGACCACAAGGAGGACCGTCCCGTGGGCGAGCCGGTCGCCGCCATCGACGATGCGTGA
- a CDS encoding sulfatase family protein produces MGRDQPNILFLMSDQHSFRHLSHQTESEGGTPEPVRTPTLDDLAGSAARFGNAYCPAPICGPSRQAILTGREEARSGGWSNSAVLPDLPTLPGTLSDAGYNTALIGKMHLGGDRQFVGFDHRPYGDLTGFMGHQGEPPNPHKGNPTDWKSLITDVGVTNTPESLLQEHNAAQETVAFIREQQHRNPDQPWFLCTSLSRPHWPRTVPRRHFERYWPDDVPEPKVVEDSATYDHPATRALAEFTKSREVSEEERQRARAAYFACVDYVDEILGDLFSRLEREGLLDDTIVVYTSDHGELAGEHGLWEKMTWHEASAKVPLLIQLPDHRSGDREATYVDTPVSLVDLYPTLCGLAGVDTPDDLDGRDLASSLRTGTEPTSRPVFVDGFFLERLPGETDDYQYRCVRRGKYKYVRFKDAPELLFDLEADPLERHDLAADAAARDAEDDDALADLRALTNETIDFEEIDEIRERDRELTEDHTFGPSKGDPNQYHFPDGRVIDADSAIYNPHVVCEHPEVVYDDYEGPGFEREP; encoded by the coding sequence ATGGGACGGGACCAACCGAACATTCTCTTTTTGATGAGCGATCAACATAGTTTCCGACATCTCAGCCATCAGACTGAAAGCGAGGGTGGAACGCCTGAACCCGTCCGGACGCCGACACTCGACGACCTCGCCGGATCGGCCGCTCGATTCGGCAACGCCTACTGTCCAGCACCGATCTGCGGTCCATCGAGACAAGCGATTCTCACGGGGCGGGAGGAGGCGCGCTCGGGCGGATGGTCGAACTCGGCGGTCCTTCCGGATCTGCCGACGCTTCCGGGAACGCTCTCCGATGCCGGTTACAACACTGCACTTATCGGAAAGATGCACCTCGGTGGAGACCGACAGTTCGTCGGGTTCGATCATCGACCCTACGGTGATCTCACCGGGTTTATGGGCCACCAGGGCGAGCCGCCGAATCCCCACAAGGGAAACCCGACGGATTGGAAGTCCCTCATCACCGATGTCGGCGTGACGAACACCCCGGAAAGCCTCCTTCAGGAACACAACGCTGCCCAAGAAACGGTCGCGTTCATCCGCGAGCAGCAACACCGAAATCCGGATCAGCCGTGGTTCCTCTGTACCTCGTTGAGTCGGCCACACTGGCCTCGAACGGTCCCTCGCCGGCACTTCGAGCGCTACTGGCCGGATGACGTCCCGGAACCGAAAGTGGTCGAAGACTCGGCCACGTACGACCACCCGGCGACACGCGCGCTCGCCGAGTTCACGAAATCGAGGGAGGTCTCGGAGGAGGAACGCCAGCGTGCGCGAGCTGCGTACTTCGCGTGCGTGGACTACGTGGACGAGATACTCGGCGACCTGTTCTCGCGTCTCGAACGCGAAGGATTGCTTGACGATACGATCGTCGTGTACACGAGTGACCACGGTGAATTAGCCGGAGAACACGGTCTCTGGGAAAAGATGACGTGGCACGAAGCGTCCGCGAAAGTCCCGCTGCTCATCCAACTCCCCGACCACCGGTCCGGCGACCGGGAAGCGACGTACGTCGACACGCCGGTGAGTCTGGTCGATCTCTATCCAACGCTCTGTGGCCTCGCCGGAGTCGACACCCCCGACGACCTGGACGGCCGCGATCTCGCGTCGAGCCTCCGAACGGGAACCGAACCGACGTCACGGCCAGTCTTCGTGGACGGGTTTTTCCTCGAACGTCTGCCGGGCGAGACCGACGACTACCAGTACCGATGCGTTCGTCGGGGCAAGTACAAGTACGTTCGATTCAAGGACGCCCCCGAACTGCTGTTCGACCTCGAGGCGGACCCGCTCGAAAGGCACGATCTCGCTGCAGACGCCGCCGCACGGGACGCCGAAGACGACGACGCCCTGGCCGATCTCCGGGCGCTCACGAACGAAACGATCGACTTCGAGGAAATCGACGAGATCCGCGAGCGGGATCGGGAACTGACGGAGGACCACACGTTCGGTCCCTCGAAAGGCGATCCGAACCAGTACCACTTCCCGGACGGTCGGGTCATCGACGCCGACTCGGCTATCTACAACCCACACGTGGTTTGCGAGCATCCCGAGGTCGTGTACGACGACTACGAGGGCCCGGGATTCGAACGTGAGCCGTAG
- a CDS encoding DJ-1/PfpI family protein has translation MSNPTDVADSEQAADSEQAADSKGTAPDADPFVVRILLYDGFDELDAIGPYEVLATAGEFLADRPFEGDLDATAPAAIDVEYATLEPRDRVVASHGTRIEPDGTLSVPDRTGDAAPVADHPDLLVVPGGGWNARDAEASAWAEAQRGVIPDALAALAETDVRLASVCTGTMLFATAGITDGRRAVTHASAIDDLRESGATVVDARVVDDGDLVSAGGVTSGIDLGLYLVRDVFGDALAGRVETVLEYESRGTVAGRPAD, from the coding sequence ATGTCCAACCCGACCGATGTGGCCGACTCGGAACAAGCGGCCGACTCGGAACAAGCGGCCGACTCGAAAGGAACAGCCCCCGACGCCGACCCCTTCGTCGTTCGGATCCTCCTGTACGACGGATTCGACGAGCTCGACGCCATCGGTCCCTATGAGGTTCTCGCCACCGCCGGCGAGTTCCTCGCGGACCGGCCCTTCGAAGGGGACCTCGACGCGACCGCGCCGGCCGCCATCGACGTCGAGTACGCAACCCTCGAACCGCGCGATCGCGTCGTCGCGAGCCACGGGACGCGGATCGAGCCCGACGGAACGCTCTCGGTTCCGGATCGAACGGGGGACGCCGCGCCCGTCGCCGATCATCCGGATCTCCTCGTCGTTCCGGGCGGGGGGTGGAACGCTCGCGACGCCGAGGCGAGCGCGTGGGCGGAGGCGCAGCGCGGCGTCATTCCGGACGCGCTCGCCGCACTCGCGGAAACCGACGTCCGGCTGGCGTCGGTATGCACCGGGACGATGCTGTTTGCCACCGCGGGGATCACCGATGGTCGCCGAGCGGTGACACACGCGAGCGCGATCGACGACCTCCGTGAATCGGGAGCGACGGTGGTGGACGCTCGGGTCGTCGACGACGGCGACCTCGTGAGCGCCGGCGGGGTGACGTCCGGGATCGACCTCGGACTGTACCTCGTTCGGGACGTCTTCGGCGACGCGCTCGCGGGCCGGGTCGAGACGGTGCTCGAGTACGAATCGCGAGGAACCGTGGCTGGGCGGCCGGCCGACTGA
- a CDS encoding translation initiation factor eIF-2B has translation MIDETVAEIRAMQTHSSSVVAVKAAEALSDLLDREYASLDAFERDLEHNAGILRRSDTSHAALHNAVRDVERAVVGEANSVEGAKHLLETAIADAVEAVETGKRRAAEHAANLLADGDTILTHDYSSTVLEAVENATTEGTHLSAYVTEARPRYLGRKSARVLSANPRVDATMVVDGAMGHALRNCDRVLLGMTCITDGTYYNRIGTFPLVTTAAELGVPVTVVGSGAKIIESFRFENDFRDPVEVMREPIEDVTIENPAYDATPVEAVDQVITDEGDVPIDDLTATQPTA, from the coding sequence ATGATCGACGAGACCGTCGCGGAGATCCGCGCGATGCAGACCCACAGCTCCTCCGTCGTCGCTGTGAAGGCCGCCGAGGCGCTCTCCGACCTCCTCGACCGGGAGTACGCGTCCCTCGATGCGTTCGAACGGGACCTCGAACACAACGCGGGCATCCTCCGCCGGTCGGACACCTCCCACGCCGCCCTCCACAACGCGGTCCGGGACGTCGAACGCGCCGTCGTCGGCGAGGCGAACTCGGTTGAGGGCGCAAAGCACCTGCTCGAGACCGCCATCGCCGACGCGGTCGAGGCCGTCGAAACGGGCAAACGTCGAGCGGCCGAACACGCCGCGAACCTCCTCGCCGACGGGGACACGATCCTCACGCACGACTACTCCTCGACGGTCCTGGAGGCGGTCGAGAACGCGACCACCGAGGGAACGCACCTCTCGGCGTACGTGACGGAGGCTCGCCCCCGATACCTCGGCCGGAAGTCGGCACGGGTGCTGTCGGCGAACCCGCGCGTCGACGCGACGATGGTAGTCGACGGTGCGATGGGTCACGCCCTCCGAAACTGCGACCGCGTCCTGCTGGGGATGACCTGCATCACCGACGGCACCTACTACAACCGGATCGGCACCTTCCCGCTCGTGACCACCGCCGCCGAGCTCGGGGTTCCGGTGACCGTCGTCGGCTCGGGCGCGAAGATCATCGAGTCCTTCCGCTTCGAGAACGACTTCCGCGACCCCGTCGAGGTGATGCGCGAACCGATCGAGGACGTGACGATCGAGAACCCGGCCTACGACGCGACGCCGGTCGAGGCGGTCGATCAGGTCATCACCGACGAGGGCGACGTCCCGATCGACGACCTGACGGCGACCCAACCCACGGCCTGA
- a CDS encoding NAD(P)/FAD-dependent oxidoreductase translates to MSADESIDGEPASEYEVVIVGGGPAGCSAGVFTARAGLETVIFDRGRSSLRRCAHLENYLGFPAGIDIETFSDLLHAHVETAGCEIVSDLVESVTRASETGFSIETQEGHSLQADRVIAATRYGCEYLHPLDGDDEMFETHEHNGEEAERFDRSYADAHGRTPINGLYIASPVEEMSQQAITAAGYGAAVGRHVIGDVRREKGYWDDVAERVDWVRREHARDPEWGDRERWREYFDEHSPDEIELSDESVVELREAEIDDRLAAYVSDDEIERRTQRAHDRILDHLDTDRIRTYLDRVDAESGT, encoded by the coding sequence ATGAGTGCCGACGAATCCATCGACGGAGAGCCTGCATCCGAGTACGAGGTCGTCATCGTCGGTGGCGGGCCTGCCGGTTGCTCCGCGGGCGTGTTCACCGCGCGTGCAGGTCTTGAAACCGTCATTTTTGACCGAGGCCGATCATCGCTTCGTCGGTGCGCTCACCTCGAGAACTATCTCGGTTTCCCGGCCGGAATCGACATCGAGACGTTCTCCGACCTGCTGCACGCCCACGTCGAAACGGCGGGCTGCGAGATCGTTTCCGACCTCGTCGAATCCGTAACCCGTGCATCGGAGACGGGGTTCAGCATCGAAACCCAGGAGGGGCACTCTCTGCAAGCGGATCGCGTTATCGCTGCCACACGCTACGGCTGTGAGTACCTGCATCCGCTCGACGGTGACGACGAGATGTTCGAAACGCACGAGCATAACGGCGAGGAAGCCGAACGCTTCGATCGCTCGTATGCGGATGCCCACGGCCGCACGCCGATCAACGGACTCTATATCGCATCGCCCGTCGAAGAGATGAGCCAGCAGGCGATCACCGCTGCGGGATATGGGGCAGCAGTCGGACGACACGTCATCGGCGACGTACGCCGGGAGAAGGGGTATTGGGACGACGTTGCCGAACGCGTCGACTGGGTGCGGAGGGAGCACGCACGCGATCCGGAATGGGGGGATCGGGAGCGCTGGCGGGAGTACTTCGATGAACACAGTCCCGACGAGATCGAGCTCTCGGACGAGAGCGTCGTCGAACTGCGGGAAGCCGAAATAGACGACCGGCTTGCTGCGTACGTTAGCGACGACGAGATCGAACGACGGACGCAACGAGCTCACGATCGGATCCTCGACCATCTCGACACTGACCGCATCCGCACGTACCTCGACCGCGTTGACGCCGAGTCGGGGACGTGA
- a CDS encoding MBL fold metallo-hydrolase: MRLTVLGSGSAMAVPDRAQTGLLLETDDRALLVDCGSGVLGRLAGTDVGYEGVGTVLLTHHHLDHVSDLLALLKARWLAGQEHLEVLGPPGTKSLLDGLLDVHEYLDGRVDLAVREVTPGDDFSAGGFDVAAADTRHSLPGHAYRFAPTGAELAPRDGPVAFSGDTEAFDGIARFVDGASVLLHDCSFPDDVDVSNHPTPTALGRSLADADVGRLYLTHLYPHTRGREDEMVDAVAAAGFTGTVETARDGLRLSIPVDGESESG, translated from the coding sequence ATGCGGCTGACGGTGCTCGGCTCGGGGAGCGCGATGGCCGTTCCCGACCGAGCCCAGACCGGACTGCTGCTCGAGACCGACGACCGGGCGCTGTTGGTCGACTGCGGATCCGGCGTCCTCGGGCGGCTCGCCGGCACCGACGTCGGCTACGAGGGCGTCGGAACGGTGCTGCTCACGCACCACCACCTCGACCACGTCTCGGATCTGCTGGCGCTTTTAAAGGCGCGGTGGCTCGCCGGCCAGGAGCATCTCGAGGTCCTCGGCCCGCCGGGGACGAAGTCGCTGCTCGACGGGCTCCTCGACGTCCACGAATACCTCGACGGGCGCGTCGATCTGGCGGTGCGGGAGGTGACGCCCGGCGACGACTTCTCGGCGGGCGGCTTCGACGTGGCTGCCGCCGACACGCGTCACTCCCTGCCGGGCCACGCCTACCGATTCGCGCCCACCGGGGCCGAACTCGCGCCCCGGGACGGGCCCGTGGCGTTCTCCGGCGACACCGAGGCGTTCGACGGGATCGCGCGGTTCGTCGACGGCGCGTCGGTGCTCCTCCACGACTGCTCGTTCCCGGACGACGTCGACGTCTCGAACCATCCCACGCCGACCGCGCTCGGGAGGTCCCTCGCGGACGCCGACGTCGGTCGCCTCTATCTCACGCATCTCTACCCACACACCCGCGGACGCGAGGACGAGATGGTCGACGCCGTCGCCGCGGCCGGGTTCACGGGGACGGTCGAGACCGCCCGCGACGGACTCCGACTCTCGATTCCCGTGGACGGGGAGTCCGAGTCCGGCTGA
- a CDS encoding TetR/AcrR family transcriptional regulator: MDDDPATEILEATHRALCRHGYADLTIKDIAAEADRSTASVHYYFDDKGTLFVEFLEYLYDRYTTQLATIDGDTARDRLIALLETILADDDTGTGLEFRTAMLEVMAQAPYDDAIRARLAAFDDVLFDRIRAIIEDGIDRGEFDASVEPSVATEFLVTAVSGAYTRQVAMNRSAERLRETLTGYVETRLLAD, translated from the coding sequence ATGGATGACGACCCGGCGACCGAGATCCTCGAGGCCACCCATCGTGCCCTGTGCCGGCACGGGTACGCGGATCTCACGATCAAGGACATCGCCGCCGAGGCCGACCGGAGCACGGCGTCCGTCCACTACTACTTCGACGACAAGGGGACCCTCTTCGTCGAGTTTCTGGAGTACCTCTATGACCGATACACCACCCAGCTCGCGACCATCGACGGGGATACCGCACGCGACCGACTCATCGCGCTGTTGGAGACGATCCTCGCCGACGACGACACCGGGACCGGACTGGAGTTCCGGACGGCGATGCTCGAGGTGATGGCACAGGCGCCGTACGACGACGCCATCCGCGCGCGGCTCGCCGCCTTCGACGACGTTCTCTTCGACCGGATCCGGGCGATCATCGAGGACGGCATCGACCGCGGCGAGTTCGACGCGAGCGTCGAACCGAGCGTCGCCACCGAGTTCCTCGTGACCGCCGTCTCGGGCGCGTACACCCGGCAAGTTGCGATGAACCGCTCCGCCGAACGACTCCGCGAAACGCTGACTGGATACGTCGAGACGCGGCTGCTTGCGGACTGA
- a CDS encoding ABC transporter substrate-binding protein: protein MGRDSPPTGGPTRRDVMQYGGAAIVSGVLAGCTDDGGTEPSPDPTGPATGTETPGETSTRTTTADASYTVSMEPVGTLEFESVPETWFPYTADYADMGVALGQGDGLAAIGVKARFGSHLYAELPGVSVAKDELTELWQGGTGKEIYYDLDADVHIIDPNFMLNRLQWSHADVDEIRRNVAPFFGNTVFSSAYEWHDYTSYSLYEAFEKLAHVFQERERYEAFKQYHDEVLADVRDRLPDETPDIALLYPADVPPESFYPYLIGEGTQSKHWNDLEVGDALAQHGITDAQAGGGAIDFETLLHIDPDALAIRLQGEITEEYFDGEIRSHLQDHDVAGQLQAVQNDRVIYGGITYQGPIIHLFQLEQAAQGLYPDTFGDERLFDRQRVADVVTDGGDV from the coding sequence ATGGGACGGGATTCACCGCCGACTGGAGGTCCAACGCGGCGTGATGTGATGCAGTATGGTGGGGCGGCGATCGTCAGTGGCGTACTTGCCGGCTGCACCGACGATGGCGGCACGGAGCCGTCTCCGGATCCGACTGGGCCAGCCACGGGAACGGAGACCCCCGGCGAGACGTCGACTCGAACCACCACGGCGGACGCATCGTACACCGTCTCAATGGAACCGGTCGGAACGCTCGAATTCGAGTCGGTTCCGGAAACGTGGTTCCCCTACACTGCGGACTATGCCGATATGGGCGTCGCCCTCGGCCAGGGGGACGGCCTCGCCGCGATCGGCGTCAAAGCGCGGTTCGGATCGCATCTCTATGCTGAACTCCCCGGCGTCTCCGTTGCGAAGGACGAGCTCACGGAGCTCTGGCAGGGCGGGACCGGCAAGGAGATCTATTACGATCTCGACGCGGACGTCCACATCATCGATCCGAACTTTATGCTGAACCGCCTCCAGTGGAGCCACGCTGACGTCGACGAGATCCGGAGGAACGTTGCGCCGTTCTTCGGCAACACCGTCTTCTCGAGCGCCTATGAGTGGCACGATTACACGTCGTATTCACTGTACGAGGCCTTCGAGAAGCTCGCCCACGTGTTCCAAGAACGGGAGCGCTACGAGGCGTTCAAGCAGTACCACGACGAGGTGCTCGCGGACGTCCGCGACCGACTCCCGGACGAAACGCCCGACATCGCGTTACTGTATCCGGCGGACGTGCCGCCGGAATCGTTCTATCCGTATCTCATCGGCGAGGGGACCCAGTCCAAACACTGGAACGACCTCGAGGTCGGTGACGCGCTCGCCCAACACGGCATCACTGACGCCCAGGCTGGCGGTGGGGCGATCGACTTCGAAACGCTGTTGCACATTGATCCGGACGCCCTCGCGATCCGACTGCAAGGTGAAATCACCGAGGAGTACTTCGACGGCGAAATTCGGTCACACCTCCAGGATCACGACGTCGCCGGCCAACTCCAGGCCGTGCAGAATGACCGCGTCATCTACGGCGGCATAACGTACCAGGGACCGATCATTCACCTGTTCCAGCTGGAACAGGCGGCGCAGGGACTCTACCCGGATACGTTCGGCGACGAACGACTCTTCGACCGGCAACGCGTCGCGGACGTCGTCACTGACGGGGGCGATGTATGA